From Arcobacter sp. LA11, the proteins below share one genomic window:
- a CDS encoding DCC1-like thiol-disulfide oxidoreductase family protein, which translates to MKIELFYDKECPFCNSYAQYIKIKENHNLILTNARDSINQLKDFKSLGFDINDGFIIKVDDKKLYQGVDAIVFLNKLSEKKVFFPDNFFFRTFVYSSIKTVRKIVLFIFDKNSKL; encoded by the coding sequence ATGAAAATAGAACTATTTTATGATAAAGAATGCCCTTTTTGTAACTCATATGCTCAATATATAAAAATAAAAGAAAATCATAATTTAATATTAACCAATGCAAGAGATAGTATAAATCAGTTAAAAGACTTTAAATCTTTAGGATTTGATATAAATGATGGATTTATCATAAAAGTAGATGATAAAAAATTATATCAAGGTGTAGATGCTATTGTTTTTTTAAATAAATTATCTGAAAAAAAGGTATTTTTTCCTGACAATTTCTTTTTTAGAACTTTTGTATATTCTTCGATAAAAACTGTTAGAAAGATTGTATTGTTCATTTTTGATAAAAATAGTAAATTATAA
- a CDS encoding VOC family protein, which yields MKVGHIGINVRDIEVSKKFYINLFDFEIIAESKEKDKKYVFLGNNGELLITLWEQSNKEFSKTTAGLHHLAFVLKDLDELKVFEEKIEKFNIEKIYDTVVSHREGAESGGLFFLDPDRTRLEVYVTKGAHTCKPASDDSPSCGFF from the coding sequence ATGAAAGTTGGTCATATAGGAATAAATGTTAGAGATATTGAAGTTTCAAAAAAATTTTATATAAATTTATTTGATTTTGAAATTATTGCAGAATCAAAAGAAAAAGATAAAAAATATGTATTCTTAGGTAATAATGGAGAACTTCTTATTACTCTATGGGAACAATCAAATAAAGAGTTTTCAAAAACAACTGCAGGATTACACCATCTAGCTTTTGTTTTAAAAGATTTAGATGAATTAAAAGTGTTTGAAGAGAAAATAGAGAAATTTAATATAGAAAAAATCTATGATACAGTTGTTTCTCATAGAGAAGGTGCCGAATCAGGAGGCCTATTTTTTTTAGATCCAGATAGAACTAGATTAGAAGTTTATGTTACAAAAGGTGCACATACATGTAAACCTGCATCAGATGATTCTCCCTCATGTGGATTTTTTTAG
- a CDS encoding pyridoxamine 5'-phosphate oxidase family protein, which translates to MSSIYHEGEYYIQEKMGVRKDSDSLSSMIRDTIPSVAANFLKTLNFSVLVISSNEKDLFSTVVYDINSFIEIKSHNEILIKLNNHSYIPEDFFNIETLNIGFIGLDFEQALRIRINGKAKLKDNQLFVTIEEIYSNCPKYIQRRVLKKQLERVEAQVTTNLNKIKDDINTIISNSDTFFLGSFHKIKGLDISHKGGKRGFVNVLSSKQLSFEDRPGNNLYNSLGNIHTNPYISMFFIDFKRNNTYHIKGKAEIEEIVINEKKRLRVIIEINNITKNLNSFLLNYIEKT; encoded by the coding sequence ATGTCATCAATTTACCATGAAGGAGAGTATTATATTCAAGAAAAAATGGGTGTTAGAAAAGATTCTGATTCTCTTTCTTCTATGATAAGAGATACAATACCTTCAGTTGCTGCAAATTTTTTAAAAACTCTTAACTTTAGTGTATTAGTTATAAGTTCAAATGAAAAAGACTTATTTAGTACCGTTGTGTACGATATAAATTCATTTATAGAAATAAAAAGCCATAATGAAATTTTAATAAAATTAAACAATCATAGTTATATACCAGAAGATTTTTTTAATATTGAAACATTAAATATAGGATTTATTGGTTTAGATTTTGAACAGGCTTTAAGAATAAGAATAAATGGAAAAGCAAAATTAAAAGACAATCAACTTTTTGTCACAATAGAAGAGATATATTCTAATTGTCCTAAATATATCCAAAGAAGAGTCTTAAAAAAACAATTAGAAAGAGTAGAAGCACAAGTAACTACAAATCTAAATAAAATAAAAGATGATATAAATACTATAATATCAAATTCAGATACATTTTTTTTAGGCTCTTTTCACAAAATAAAAGGATTAGATATTTCTCATAAAGGAGGGAAAAGAGGATTTGTAAATGTACTATCTTCTAAACAATTATCATTTGAAGATAGACCGGGGAATAACTTATATAACTCTTTAGGAAATATTCATACAAATCCCTATATTAGCATGTTTTTTATTGATTTTAAAAGAAATAATACCTATCATATTAAAGGTAAAGCAGAAATTGAAGAGATTGTAATAAATGAAAAAAAACGATTAAGAGTTATAATAGAGATAAATAATATTACAAAAAATTTAAATAGTTTTTTACTTAACTATATAGAAAAAACATAA
- a CDS encoding CGNR zinc finger domain-containing protein — MQKKYFDDIVSYRALLKKSFNEYSESENTMNDLVEKTNNILFENKVHPQVRIEDNTYILDFSIKANKYNLFLTLIAIEVAKLLNSKELQYLKKCHNHTCSLLFIDTSKNHSRRWCSMEGCGNRSKVNSFTKRQKNYQAKKNNVF, encoded by the coding sequence ATGCAAAAAAAATATTTCGATGATATTGTTTCTTACAGAGCTTTATTGAAAAAAAGTTTTAATGAATATTCTGAATCAGAAAATACAATGAATGATTTAGTAGAAAAGACGAATAATATTTTATTTGAAAATAAAGTTCATCCTCAAGTTAGAATAGAAGATAATACATATATTCTTGATTTTTCTATAAAAGCAAATAAGTATAATTTATTTTTAACTTTAATAGCTATAGAAGTGGCAAAACTTTTAAACTCAAAAGAACTTCAATATTTAAAAAAGTGTCATAATCATACTTGTAGTTTACTTTTTATTGATACTTCAAAAAATCATTCTAGACGATGGTGTAGTATGGAAGGCTGTGGCAATCGCTCAAAAGTAAATAGTTTTACTAAACGACAAAAAAACTATCAAGCTAAGAAGAACAATGTTTTTTAA
- a CDS encoding DHCW motif cupin fold protein: MNNNKNIPFQTIDWSNISKTEHKGETGFAYWQTVQFEGLRIRIVEYSKNYFADHWCEKGHIVYCLEGEVVNELKDGTKSILTPGMSYVVSDDLSSHRSITENGVKLMIIDGDFLKLKK, translated from the coding sequence ATGAATAACAATAAAAACATACCATTTCAAACTATTGATTGGAGTAATATCTCTAAAACTGAACATAAAGGTGAAACAGGCTTTGCATATTGGCAGACAGTACAATTTGAAGGTCTAAGAATTAGAATTGTTGAATATTCGAAAAACTATTTTGCAGACCATTGGTGTGAAAAAGGTCATATTGTCTATTGTTTAGAAGGAGAAGTTGTAAATGAGTTAAAAGATGGAACGAAGTCTATCCTAACACCAGGAATGTCATACGTAGTTTCTGATGATTTAAGTTCTCATCGTTCTATAACAGAAAATGGTGTTAAATTAATGATTATTGATGGTGATTTTTTAAAGTTAAAGAAATAG
- a CDS encoding peptidylprolyl isomerase — MAIKKNQTVTMNFELKINDEILESNIDSEPIVFTYESGEIIPGLETRIEDMNEGETKKIKVPADEAYGAYNDELAETLPISDFEGINLEIGMVLEADGENGEIFKATVTEVTEENVTVDYNHPLAGCDLDFTVLIQKVI, encoded by the coding sequence ATGGCAATAAAGAAAAATCAAACAGTAACTATGAATTTTGAATTAAAAATAAATGATGAGATATTAGAAAGCAATATTGATAGCGAACCTATCGTATTTACATATGAATCAGGAGAAATAATTCCAGGATTAGAGACAAGAATTGAAGATATGAACGAAGGTGAAACAAAAAAAATAAAAGTACCAGCAGATGAAGCATATGGAGCATATAATGATGAACTTGCTGAAACTCTACCAATATCTGATTTTGAAGGAATAAATCTTGAAATAGGAATGGTTCTTGAAGCAGATGGAGAAAATGGTGAAATATTTAAAGCAACAGTAACTGAAGTTACAGAAGAAAATGTAACAGTAGATTATAATCACCCTCTTGCAGGATGTGATTTAGACTTTACTGTTCTTATACAAAAAGTGATTTAA
- a CDS encoding Spy/CpxP family protein refolding chaperone: protein MNKKLFLVVFAIAITFTSLNAAKKPPFLITGMMPHYTMDIKNNWNNKELALNETQKEKLLVVRKDTMTSVISIKKQIAPLEKEVSSKIISGSKPSELMGLVEKIAELKADATKAHLSCLYRTQNILSKEQLKVLTKLTKN, encoded by the coding sequence ATGAATAAAAAACTGTTTTTAGTAGTTTTTGCAATTGCAATAACTTTTACATCGTTGAATGCGGCTAAAAAACCACCTTTTTTAATTACAGGAATGATGCCACATTATACTATGGATATTAAAAATAACTGGAATAATAAAGAGTTAGCTTTAAATGAAACTCAAAAAGAGAAGTTATTAGTTGTTAGAAAAGATACAATGACTAGTGTTATTTCTATAAAAAAACAAATTGCTCCACTTGAGAAAGAAGTTTCTTCTAAAATTATATCTGGTTCAAAACCAAGTGAACTTATGGGATTAGTAGAAAAAATTGCAGAACTTAAAGCAGATGCGACAAAAGCTCATTTATCTTGTCTTTATCGAACACAAAATATTTTAAGTAAAGAACAATTAAAAGTTTTAACAAAACTTACTAAAAATTAA
- a CDS encoding matrixin family metalloprotease: MFFKILLLFFLLVNISSASYKKLRIGKIDDYYKDRISEYELRTIIDEIEYFLEAELNMNIFDYSQLQGKDINIVYVPPSKLEKRIEHHIRKLKQKEKEIKKLQKSFPKKIKDVNKLKKLFTKQNNILNKRMRDLNDYIREVNKKKNVSKSEYNKIQNYVKKQKTKLHIQLKKLKKEQSYVKSVVDKYNKNIRLYNSLIRKHNKYNNELEVMSRNFKKIKGMTFGIKEIRLKTYYKDGKIVKEKNIRNNMNKIDIYGFDSLKELKTILAHEILHLVGIPHINAKNALMNPIIQKNQLEKLSLTREDIINFEKHF; encoded by the coding sequence ATGTTTTTTAAAATATTATTACTATTTTTTTTATTGGTGAATATATCTTCGGCATCATATAAGAAGTTGCGTATTGGTAAGATTGATGATTATTACAAAGATAGAATTTCTGAATATGAACTTCGTACAATTATAGATGAAATAGAATATTTTCTTGAAGCAGAATTGAATATGAATATCTTTGATTATTCACAATTACAAGGTAAAGATATAAATATTGTATATGTTCCACCTTCGAAACTAGAAAAACGTATTGAACATCATATAAGGAAATTAAAACAAAAAGAAAAAGAGATAAAAAAATTACAAAAATCATTTCCTAAAAAAATTAAAGATGTAAATAAATTAAAAAAATTGTTTACAAAGCAAAATAATATTCTCAATAAAAGAATGAGAGATTTAAATGATTATATAAGAGAAGTTAATAAAAAGAAAAACGTATCAAAATCAGAATATAATAAAATCCAAAACTATGTAAAAAAACAAAAAACAAAATTACATATACAATTGAAAAAATTAAAAAAAGAACAAAGTTATGTAAAAAGTGTTGTAGATAAATACAATAAAAATATCCGTTTATACAATAGTCTAATTCGTAAACATAATAAATACAACAATGAATTAGAAGTAATGTCAAGAAATTTTAAAAAAATAAAAGGTATGACATTTGGTATAAAAGAAATAAGACTAAAAACATATTATAAAGATGGAAAGATAGTAAAAGAAAAAAATATAAGAAATAATATGAATAAAATTGATATTTATGGTTTTGATAGTTTAAAAGAATTGAAAACTATTTTAGCTCATGAAATATTACATCTTGTGGGTATTCCTCATATTAACGCAAAAAATGCTTTGATGAATCCTATTATTCAAAAGAATCAGCTAGAAAAGCTATCTTTAACAAGAGAAGACATAATAAATTTTGAAAAACATTTTTAG